The following is a genomic window from Burkholderia cepacia ATCC 25416.
ACCACGCATCGACGGCTCGTGCGGCACGGTCAGGCCGACCGACTGCGCGAGCTCCTGCACGGCTTCCGGGAACGTGAGCCCCGCGTGTTCCATCAGGAAGCCGATCGCCGTGCCGTGCGCGCCGCAGCCGAAGCAGTGATAGAACTGCTTGGTCGGGCTGACCGTAAACGACGGGCTTTTCTCGTTATGGAACGGGCACAGCCCCATGAAGTTGGCGCCGCCCTTCTTGAGCTGCACGTACCGGCCCACCACGTCGACGATATCGACGCGGTTCAGCAAATCCTGCAGGAACGAATGCGGAATCACCGTGGGATCGAGCGAAAAAAGACAATACGACACCCCGGCGCACGCACCGCGCGCGCCGGGGAGACAGGTGTTACTTCGAAAGCGCGGCCTTGACCAGTGCGGAAATGGCCGTCATGTCGGCACGGCCGGCGAGCTTGCCCTTCAGGACGCCCATCACCTTGCCCATGTCCTGCGGGCCCGCGGCGCCCGTCTGCGCGACCGCGGCCTGGACTTCGGCGGCCACCTCGGCCTCCGACAGCTGCTCGGGCATGTAGCCGCTCAGCACGACCAGCTCCGCCTGCTCCTTCGCGACGAGGTCGTCACGGCCGGCGGCCTGGAACTGGCTGATCGAATCCTTGCGCTGCTTGATCATCTTGTCGATCACGGCCGTGATGCCCGCGTCGTCGAGGGTGATCTGATCGTCGACTTCGCGCTGCTTGATCGCGGCCATCAGCAAGCGAATCGTTGCCAGGCGCTCGCTTTCCTTCGCGCGCATCGCGGCCTTCATGTCTTCGCTGATCTGCTCTTTCAAACTCATCTTTCACCCGGGAAGGAAACGTGAATCCGACGCCCGCCATACGGGCGTCAACACAAAAACCCGCTTGGGACTGTGTCTCAAGCGGGTTGCTCGAATCCGGCATCGGCGGCTCGCCTGATCGGTCGCACGATCATGCTCGATCTTCCGCGATCGCCCGATCGCACGGAGTCGCCGGTGCGCCGCTCAGCGAACCGCGCGGCGCCCAATCGTTCAGTACAGCTTCTTCGGCAGCGTCTGGCTGCGGATACGCTTGTAATGACGCTTCACCGCTGCCGCCTTCTTGCGCTTGCGCTCCGCGGTCGGCTTCTCGTAAAACTCGCGCGCGCGAAGTTCGGTCAACAGCCCGTTCTTCTCGATCGTGCGCTTGAAGCGACGCATTGCAACTTCGAACGGCTCGTTCTCTTTAACGCGAATGATCGTCATGATCCGACACGAATAAAGGTTTGCAGGGAAAGACTACCGAGTATAGCAGAGCGATTGCTCAAAGGCACGGGGCCTGGTCCCGCCAAAACGGCGTCGGCCCGGCATGTCAGGCGCCACGCGAATACTCCGCGGCAGCCTGCCCGGCCGCCGTGCCGGACGCCCACGCCCACTGGAAGTTGTAGCCGCCGAGCCAGCCCGTCACGTCCACCGCCTCGCCGACGAAGAACAGCCCCGGCACACGCGTGCTCATCATCGTCGCCGACGACAGGTCGCGCGTATCGACCCCACCCTTCGTCACTTCGGCTTTCTTGTAGCCCTCGGTGCCGTTCGGCGTCAGCGTCCAGCCGGACAGCGCGTCGCCGATCTGGCGCAGTGTCTTGTCGGGCAGGTCCGCGAGCCGCGCGTCGGCCGCGACGCGATGCGTGTCGAGCCACGCATGCGCGAGGCGCGACGGCACCCAGTCCGCGAGCAGCGAACCGATCTGGCGCTTCGACGTGCGCTTCGCGTCGAGCAGGTCGGCTACCGTATCGCGTTGCGGCAACAGGTCGACGCGGATCGGGTCGCCCGGCTGCCAGTAACTCGAAATCTGCAAGATCCCTGGCCCGGACAGGCCGCGATGGGTCAGCAACAGGTCCTCGACGAATTCTCCGCCGCGCTTCTTGTCGCCGGTCGATACGCGCACTTCGAGCGATACACCGGACAACGCCGCGAACGGCTCCCAGTCCTGCTGCGCGAACGTCAGCGGCACGAGCGCGGGCCGCGTGTCGATCAGCTTGTGGCCGAACTGCTTGGCGAGCCGGTAACCGAAGTCGGTCGCGCCGATTTTCGGAATCGACAGACCGCCGGTCGCGATGATCAGTGCACGCGCGCCGATCGTCCCCGCCTGCTGCGTGTCGAGCGCGAAGCCGTCGGCCGGCGCGTGGCGCACCGCGTCGACGACGACGGGCCTGCGCCACGCGATGCCGCCCGCGTCGCACTCGTGCTTCAGCACGTCGATGATCGCGTCGCTGCCGTGGTCGCAAAAGAGCTGGCCCTTGTGCTTTTCGTGCCAGGTCACATGATGGCGCTTGAGCAGCCCGAGGAAGTCGCGCGGTGTATAGCGCGCCAGCGCCGAGCGCGCGAAATGAGGATTCGCCGACAGATAGTTGTCGGGGCCTGC
Proteins encoded in this region:
- a CDS encoding GatB/YqeY domain-containing protein is translated as MSLKEQISEDMKAAMRAKESERLATIRLLMAAIKQREVDDQITLDDAGITAVIDKMIKQRKDSISQFQAAGRDDLVAKEQAELVVLSGYMPEQLSEAEVAAEVQAAVAQTGAAGPQDMGKVMGVLKGKLAGRADMTAISALVKAALSK
- the rpsU gene encoding 30S ribosomal protein S21, with the translated sequence MTIIRVKENEPFEVAMRRFKRTIEKNGLLTELRAREFYEKPTAERKRKKAAAVKRHYKRIRSQTLPKKLY
- a CDS encoding NAD(P)/FAD-dependent oxidoreductase; the encoded protein is MRAMETYDIAVIGAGAAGMMSAAVAGQLGRRVVLIDHAPRLAEKIRISGGGRCNFTNLYAGPDNYLSANPHFARSALARYTPRDFLGLLKRHHVTWHEKHKGQLFCDHGSDAIIDVLKHECDAGGIAWRRPVVVDAVRHAPADGFALDTQQAGTIGARALIIATGGLSIPKIGATDFGYRLAKQFGHKLIDTRPALVPLTFAQQDWEPFAALSGVSLEVRVSTGDKKRGGEFVEDLLLTHRGLSGPGILQISSYWQPGDPIRVDLLPQRDTVADLLDAKRTSKRQIGSLLADWVPSRLAHAWLDTHRVAADARLADLPDKTLRQIGDALSGWTLTPNGTEGYKKAEVTKGGVDTRDLSSATMMSTRVPGLFFVGEAVDVTGWLGGYNFQWAWASGTAAGQAAAEYSRGA